A genomic window from Lycium barbarum isolate Lr01 chromosome 4, ASM1917538v2, whole genome shotgun sequence includes:
- the LOC132636796 gene encoding uncharacterized protein LOC132636796 isoform X1, with the protein MYRSFVTCDDPKGVIEGKTIKKSKIDPRNIEGHKVEKQKDSKDVAKDLLKGAFNLQESLVMLGKLQEASEYMTKLRTKSERVADHRYNKLEFEKPRLSVDRSRDCYDELREVIRDSLARQNLLPPCCASEKARIDRRKVDVSQDFPSTSFTSTSESSIEKARVVDGRKLVMSPEFPSSSSSQFASFACSPAKIQKEKPKVPNLIARLMGLEEIPSTPLHQKQLEKDKIFKQRRPIFEIDLPKAKRLAEADPKQRTLDGIIETMQFKGLLKCKSSDVISHQSSVSHFMKNSADDAPSIVIMKPMYAPEFQAERFSTSIGDENPSDTKDSFGKWNLNEENLPVNFTMYRKLHTRKVDKSSFSREKGSNDHRVAPAGQKAIEVSIQGKLPSTKNRASCAGKIKQTKKEVIEKRVERTQRAPGAKKSVEMKNAELNDTTKSQGQSKRTTAKVRKPEKKSNAPEKVAATSNSNISKSITAVASHNSTKRKKNVKTDKSVRSSSIVPMMQVENMEQQDDNIHIVHTVQRDSDITITEVTSSEGLPCEEVKEIIESVASDNLKNDESSAAESAMPSIQCVNDIPLMEHISYQVNLDSTENENLKSRATTRHILLSSESFLSRAEELFDTDAWEPTLWQTISLDNEISNSKLVLECANELLENKRSQHALEISKNPVNESRVSISFDKLVTEICDSIDVFKNYTKVDGNSLSVDTLYALHERDIWCNGMVSTTWDLGWRNAFTLDEVEQIVTYIEKHLLNGIIDVVITESTL; encoded by the exons ATGTACAGATCATTTGTCACTTGTGATGATCCCAAAGGGGTTATTGAAGGTAAGACAATTAAAAAATCCAAGATTGACCCTCGAAATATCGAAGGTCATAAGGTTGAAAAACAAAAGGATTCAAAGGATGTTGCAAAAGACTTGTTGAAAGGAGCTTTTAATTTACAAGAGTCTTTAGTGATGCTGGGAAAATTGCAAGAAGCTTCAGAGTATATGACAAAGTTGAGGACCAAATCCGAACGTGTTGCAGATCACAGGTATAATAAGTTGGAGTTTGAAAAGCCGAGACTTTCTGTTGATCGTTCTCGCGATTGTTATGATGAGCTAAGGGAAGTAATAAGAGATAGCCTTGCTAGGCAAAATCTGTTGCCACCATGTTGTGCTTCAGAAAAGGCTCGTATCGATAGAAGAAAAGTAGATGTGTCTCAAGATTTCCCCTCTACTAGCTTCACTAGCACGAGTGAGTCGTCGATAGAAAAGGCTCGTGTTGTTGATGGGAGAAAACTGGTTATGTCACCCGAGTTCCCGTCCAGTAGCTCAAGCCAATTTGCTTCTTTTGCCTGTTCTCCAGCCAAGATTCAAAAGGAGAAGCCGAAAGTGCCAAATTTGATTGCAAGGCTAATGGGACTTGAAGAGATTCCTTCGACACCCTTGCATCAGAAACAATTAGAGAAGGACAAGATTTTTAAGCAGAGAAGGCCTATATTTGAAATAGATTTACCAAAAGCAAAGAGGCTGGCCGAGGCAGATCCAAAACAGAGAACATTGGACGGAATAATTGAAACCATGCAATTCAAAGGCCTTTTGAAATGCAAATCTAGTGATGTGATCTCTCATCAATCTAGTGTTTCTCATTTCATGAAGAATTCTGCTGATGATGCTCCATCTATTGTGATCATGAAGCCCATGTACGCTCCTGAATTTCAGGCAGAACGGTTTTCTACTTCCATCGGTGATGAAAATCCTTCAGATACTAAAGATTCATTTGGAAAATGGAACTTAAATGAAGAGAATTTACCTGTGAATTTCACTATGTACCGAAAATTGCATACACGAAAAGTTGATAAGTCTAGCTTTAGCCGAGAAAAAGGATCCAACGACCATCGTGTAGCACCTGCAGGTCAGAAGGCTATTGAAGTTTCCATTCAAGGAAAACTTCCTTCTACAAAGAATAGAGCTTCTTGTGCTGGAAAGATTAAGCAAACAAAGAAAGAAGTGATAGAAAAAAGGGTTGAGAGAACTCAACGAGCTCCTGGTGCGAAGAAATCTGTAGAAATGAAAAATGCTGAACTCAATGACACCACTAAATCTCAGGGTCAAAGTAAGAGGACCACTGCTAAAGTGAGGAAACCTGAGAAAAAGTCGAATGCACCAGAAAAAGTTGCTGCAACTTCAAATAGCAATATCTCAAAGAGCATCACAGCCGTTGCATCTCATAACTCcacaaaaaggaaaaagaatgtCAAAACTGACAAGTCAGTCAGGAGTTCCTCCATTGTTCCTATG ATGCAGGTTGAGAATATGGAACAACAGGATGACAACATCCACATTGTGCACACAGTTCAACGAGACAGTGATATAACCATCACTGAAGTTACATCCTCAGAAGGGCTTCCCTGTGAAGAAGTGAAAGAAATCATTGAAAGTGTTGCCAGTG ATAATCTTAAGAATGATGAAAGTTCCGCTGCTGAATCTGCCATGCCATCTATCCAGTGTGTCAATGACATCCCACTAATGGAGCACATTAGCTATCAAGTCAATCTAGATTCAACTGAAAATGAAAACCTCAAATCTAGAGCCACTACAAGACACATACTGTTGAGCAGCGAATCATTCCTCAGTCGAGCAGAGGAGCTTTTCGATACTGATGCATGGGAACCGACATTATGGCAGACAATTAGTCTAGACAATGAAATTTCTAACAGCAAACTTGTACTGGAATGTGCAAATGAATTGCTAGAAAACAAAAGGTCTCAGCACGCCCTGGAAATATCAAAAAACCCCGTTAACGAGTCAAGAGTCTCCATCTCCTTCGACAAGTTGGTGACTGAAATATGTGACTCGATTGATGTCTTCAAAAATTACACTAAGGTTGATGGAAATAGCCTTTCAGTCGATACTCTTTATGCCTTGCATGAAAGAGATATATGGTGCAATGGAATGGTTAGTACAACATGGGATCTTGGTTGGAGAAATGCATTTACTTTGGATGAAGTTGAACAAATTGTGACCTACATTGAGAAGCATCTTTTGAACGGAATTATTGACGTTGTAATTACGGAGTCCACACTATAG
- the LOC132636796 gene encoding uncharacterized protein LOC132636796 isoform X2, translating into MYRSFVTCDDPKGVIEGKTIKKSKIDPRNIEGHKVEKQKDSKDVAKDLLKGAFNLQESLVMLGKLQEASEYMTKLRTKSERVADHRYNKLEFEKPRLSVDRSRDCYDELREVIRDSLARQNLLPPCCASEKARIDRRKVDVSQDFPSTSFTSTSESSIEKARVVDGRKLVMSPEFPSSSSSQFASFACSPAKIQKEKPKVPNLIARLMGLEEIPSTPLHQKQLEKDKIFKQRRPIFEIDLPKAKRLAEADPKQRTLDGIIETMQFKGLLKCKSSDVISHQSSVSHFMKNSADDAPSIVIMKPMYAPEFQAERFSTSIGDENPSDTKDSFGKWNLNEENLPVNFTMYRKLHTRKVDKSSFSREKGSNDHRVAPAGQKAIEVSIQGKLPSTKNRASCAGKIKQTKKEVIEKRVERTQRAPGAKKSVEMKNAELNDTTKSQGQSKRTTAKVRKPEKKSNAPEKVAATSNSNISKSITAVASHNSTKRKKNVKTDKSVRSSSIVPMVENMEQQDDNIHIVHTVQRDSDITITEVTSSEGLPCEEVKEIIESVASDNLKNDESSAAESAMPSIQCVNDIPLMEHISYQVNLDSTENENLKSRATTRHILLSSESFLSRAEELFDTDAWEPTLWQTISLDNEISNSKLVLECANELLENKRSQHALEISKNPVNESRVSISFDKLVTEICDSIDVFKNYTKVDGNSLSVDTLYALHERDIWCNGMVSTTWDLGWRNAFTLDEVEQIVTYIEKHLLNGIIDVVITESTL; encoded by the exons ATGTACAGATCATTTGTCACTTGTGATGATCCCAAAGGGGTTATTGAAGGTAAGACAATTAAAAAATCCAAGATTGACCCTCGAAATATCGAAGGTCATAAGGTTGAAAAACAAAAGGATTCAAAGGATGTTGCAAAAGACTTGTTGAAAGGAGCTTTTAATTTACAAGAGTCTTTAGTGATGCTGGGAAAATTGCAAGAAGCTTCAGAGTATATGACAAAGTTGAGGACCAAATCCGAACGTGTTGCAGATCACAGGTATAATAAGTTGGAGTTTGAAAAGCCGAGACTTTCTGTTGATCGTTCTCGCGATTGTTATGATGAGCTAAGGGAAGTAATAAGAGATAGCCTTGCTAGGCAAAATCTGTTGCCACCATGTTGTGCTTCAGAAAAGGCTCGTATCGATAGAAGAAAAGTAGATGTGTCTCAAGATTTCCCCTCTACTAGCTTCACTAGCACGAGTGAGTCGTCGATAGAAAAGGCTCGTGTTGTTGATGGGAGAAAACTGGTTATGTCACCCGAGTTCCCGTCCAGTAGCTCAAGCCAATTTGCTTCTTTTGCCTGTTCTCCAGCCAAGATTCAAAAGGAGAAGCCGAAAGTGCCAAATTTGATTGCAAGGCTAATGGGACTTGAAGAGATTCCTTCGACACCCTTGCATCAGAAACAATTAGAGAAGGACAAGATTTTTAAGCAGAGAAGGCCTATATTTGAAATAGATTTACCAAAAGCAAAGAGGCTGGCCGAGGCAGATCCAAAACAGAGAACATTGGACGGAATAATTGAAACCATGCAATTCAAAGGCCTTTTGAAATGCAAATCTAGTGATGTGATCTCTCATCAATCTAGTGTTTCTCATTTCATGAAGAATTCTGCTGATGATGCTCCATCTATTGTGATCATGAAGCCCATGTACGCTCCTGAATTTCAGGCAGAACGGTTTTCTACTTCCATCGGTGATGAAAATCCTTCAGATACTAAAGATTCATTTGGAAAATGGAACTTAAATGAAGAGAATTTACCTGTGAATTTCACTATGTACCGAAAATTGCATACACGAAAAGTTGATAAGTCTAGCTTTAGCCGAGAAAAAGGATCCAACGACCATCGTGTAGCACCTGCAGGTCAGAAGGCTATTGAAGTTTCCATTCAAGGAAAACTTCCTTCTACAAAGAATAGAGCTTCTTGTGCTGGAAAGATTAAGCAAACAAAGAAAGAAGTGATAGAAAAAAGGGTTGAGAGAACTCAACGAGCTCCTGGTGCGAAGAAATCTGTAGAAATGAAAAATGCTGAACTCAATGACACCACTAAATCTCAGGGTCAAAGTAAGAGGACCACTGCTAAAGTGAGGAAACCTGAGAAAAAGTCGAATGCACCAGAAAAAGTTGCTGCAACTTCAAATAGCAATATCTCAAAGAGCATCACAGCCGTTGCATCTCATAACTCcacaaaaaggaaaaagaatgtCAAAACTGACAAGTCAGTCAGGAGTTCCTCCATTGTTCCTATG GTTGAGAATATGGAACAACAGGATGACAACATCCACATTGTGCACACAGTTCAACGAGACAGTGATATAACCATCACTGAAGTTACATCCTCAGAAGGGCTTCCCTGTGAAGAAGTGAAAGAAATCATTGAAAGTGTTGCCAGTG ATAATCTTAAGAATGATGAAAGTTCCGCTGCTGAATCTGCCATGCCATCTATCCAGTGTGTCAATGACATCCCACTAATGGAGCACATTAGCTATCAAGTCAATCTAGATTCAACTGAAAATGAAAACCTCAAATCTAGAGCCACTACAAGACACATACTGTTGAGCAGCGAATCATTCCTCAGTCGAGCAGAGGAGCTTTTCGATACTGATGCATGGGAACCGACATTATGGCAGACAATTAGTCTAGACAATGAAATTTCTAACAGCAAACTTGTACTGGAATGTGCAAATGAATTGCTAGAAAACAAAAGGTCTCAGCACGCCCTGGAAATATCAAAAAACCCCGTTAACGAGTCAAGAGTCTCCATCTCCTTCGACAAGTTGGTGACTGAAATATGTGACTCGATTGATGTCTTCAAAAATTACACTAAGGTTGATGGAAATAGCCTTTCAGTCGATACTCTTTATGCCTTGCATGAAAGAGATATATGGTGCAATGGAATGGTTAGTACAACATGGGATCTTGGTTGGAGAAATGCATTTACTTTGGATGAAGTTGAACAAATTGTGACCTACATTGAGAAGCATCTTTTGAACGGAATTATTGACGTTGTAATTACGGAGTCCACACTATAG
- the LOC132636795 gene encoding protein CONTINUOUS VASCULAR RING 1-like: MANPNRDRELLIPVANSSAGAGDDSSGDKPSSSSSSSSSSSHHHSGRETFSKVVRSWASKKFMTGCVILFPIAVTFYITWWFIHFVDGFFSPIYAQLGIDVFGLGFMTSITFIFLVGVFMSSWLGASVLGLGEWFIKRMPFVRHIYNASKQISSAISPDQNTQAFKEVAIIRHPRIGEYAFGFITSSVVLQNYSGDEELCCVYVPTNHLYIGDIFLVSAKDVIRPNLSVREGIEIVVSGGMSMPQILSTLDPGSIQVDRS, from the exons ATGGCAAACCCTAACAGAGATCGTGAACTTCTAATTCCGGTAGCTAACTCCAGCGCCGGCGCCGGCGATGATAGCTCCGGCGACaaaccttcttcttcttcttcctcttcctcctctTCAAGCCATCATCACTCTGGTCGCGAG ACTTTCTCTAAAGTTGTTAGGAGCTGGGCTTCTAAGAAATTCATGACCGGATG TGTCATCCTATTTCCTATAGCAGTCACCTTCTATATAACATGGTGGTTTATTCATTTCGTGGATGGCTTTTTCTCTCCAATCTATGCTCAACTTGGAATTGATGTTTTTG GTCTTGGATTTATGACTTCAATCACTTTCATTTTTTTGGTCGGGGTGTTCATGTCATCATGGTTGGGGGCTTCAGTTTTGGGTCTTGGGGAGTGGTTCATCAAAAGAATGCCATTTGTTCGGCATATCTATAATGCTTCGAAGCAAATTAGTTCTGCCATATCTCCAG ATCAGAACACACAAGCTTTCAAGGAGGTCGCCATAATAAGGCATCCACGCATTGGCGAATATGCCTTTGGGTTTATTACTTCATCTGTCGTCCTGCAG AACTATTCAGGAGACGAAGAGCTATGCTGTGTGTATGTTCCTACAAATCATCTTTACATTGGTGATATATTCCTTGTTAGTGCAAAAGATGTTATTAGACCAAACTTGTCTGTCCGTGAAGGAATAG AGATTGTTGTATCGGGTGGCATGTCAATGCCTCAAATACTGTCAACCCTGGATCCAGGAAGTATTCAAGTCGATAGAAGTTGA